In Polynucleobacter ibericus, a genomic segment contains:
- a CDS encoding type II toxin-antitoxin system RelE/ParE family toxin encodes MYEINKTVEFDVWLKAIRDPLTRGRLLTRLRRAALGNLGDVAPIADANGIWEMREHFGAGWRMYYLRRGRVVILMLGGGYKATQNADIKKVKRLLLAMED; translated from the coding sequence ATGTATGAAATCAATAAAACAGTTGAATTTGACGTCTGGCTGAAGGCTATTCGAGACCCTTTAACTCGAGGTAGATTATTGACAAGACTGCGTAGGGCTGCATTGGGAAATTTGGGTGATGTTGCCCCAATAGCTGACGCAAATGGAATTTGGGAGATGCGAGAGCATTTTGGTGCCGGCTGGAGAATGTATTACCTAAGGCGTGGAAGGGTAGTCATCTTAATGTTGGGTGGTGGTTATAAAGCAACTCAAAATGCTGATATCAAGAAAGTTAAGAGGCTACTTCTAGCGATGGAGGATTAA
- a CDS encoding addiction module antidote protein translates to MKNTKKIKIKDLPKFDVVDYLKTEADIAGYLTAVLEDGDPALFVAAIGDIARAKGMTAIAKKSGVTRESLYRALKIEARPRFETVTRVIHALGMKLSVHA, encoded by the coding sequence ATGAAAAATACAAAAAAGATCAAAATAAAAGATTTACCTAAATTTGATGTTGTAGATTATTTAAAAACAGAGGCGGATATCGCTGGATATTTGACTGCTGTATTGGAAGATGGAGATCCTGCATTATTTGTTGCAGCAATTGGCGACATTGCTAGGGCAAAAGGAATGACTGCCATTGCCAAAAAGAGTGGGGTAACTAGGGAATCCCTTTATAGAGCCTTGAAAATTGAAGCACGCCCACGATTTGAGACGGTAACCAGAGTCATACATGCCTTGGGTATGAAATTAAGTGTTCATGCATAA